From a region of the Solidesulfovibrio sp. genome:
- the hypB gene encoding hydrogenase nickel incorporation protein HypB, which yields MQIPVVRNILEANARIAADLKDFFAQKGILVLNLMSSPGAGKTTLLERTLTDLAPQLRMAVVEGDLQTDNDARRVAATGAQAVQINTEGGCHLTSAQVREAIGNLDLDGLDILFIENVGNLVCPAEFDVGEDFKVTLLSVTEGDDKPEKYPLMFHISAALVLNKIDLLPYVDFDLERAARHATVLNECISVFPVSARTREGLDDWYGWLRARLADKRGAA from the coding sequence ATGCAGATTCCCGTGGTGCGCAACATCCTGGAGGCCAACGCCCGCATCGCCGCCGACCTCAAGGACTTCTTCGCCCAAAAAGGCATCCTCGTCCTCAACCTCATGAGCTCCCCCGGCGCCGGCAAGACCACGCTGCTGGAACGCACCCTCACCGACCTGGCCCCGCAGCTGCGCATGGCCGTGGTCGAGGGCGACCTGCAAACCGACAACGACGCCCGCCGCGTGGCCGCAACCGGCGCCCAGGCCGTGCAGATCAACACCGAGGGCGGCTGCCACCTGACCAGCGCCCAGGTCCGGGAGGCCATCGGAAACCTCGACCTCGACGGCCTGGACATCCTTTTCATTGAAAACGTCGGCAACCTGGTCTGCCCGGCCGAGTTCGACGTGGGCGAGGATTTCAAGGTGACCCTGCTCAGCGTGACCGAGGGCGACGACAAGCCCGAGAAATACCCGCTGATGTTCCACATTTCCGCCGCGCTGGTCTTAAACAAGATCGACCTGCTGCCCTACGTGGACTTCGACCTGGAGCGGGCCGCCCGCCACGCCACGGTGCTCAACGAATGCATCAGCGTCTTCCCGGTCTCGGCCCGCACGCGCGAAGGCCTGGACGACTGGTACGGCTGGCTGCGCGCCCGCCTGGCCGACAAGCGCGGCGCCGCCTGA
- a CDS encoding hydrogenase maturation nickel metallochaperone HypA, producing MHELSIAQSLLALIEDEMAKHGKDTLVTVKVRHGRLSAVVPEALDMAFTALTMDTRLATAKLVLEENPVVLRCRACGREFSPEGKSAFAPCPACGEDLGHTVLSGRELYIEYLELE from the coding sequence ATGCACGAACTCTCCATCGCCCAAAGCCTGCTGGCGCTCATCGAAGACGAGATGGCCAAGCACGGCAAGGACACCCTCGTCACGGTCAAGGTCCGCCACGGCCGGCTGTCGGCCGTCGTGCCCGAGGCCCTGGACATGGCCTTCACGGCCCTGACCATGGACACCCGCCTGGCCACGGCCAAACTCGTGTTGGAGGAAAACCCGGTGGTCCTGCGCTGCCGGGCCTGCGGCCGGGAATTTTCCCCGGAAGGAAAATCGGCCTTCGCCCCCTGCCCGGCCTGCGGCGAGGATCTCGGCCACACCGTCCTCAGCGGCCGCGAACTCTACATCGAATACCTCGAACTCGAATAG
- a CDS encoding DUF554 domain-containing protein, protein MIPIGPLVNGAAIVAGGLLGLLLHGRFPDRVRSGMFHALGLSILLIGLKMALAGNAPLLVVISMLSGAVAGELLDIERFMARAGDGLKARLRSDNALFTDGLVTATVIFCTGTMAILGSFDEALRGDHTLLFAKSALDGAVAMILATTHGAGVILSCLPVALYEGLLVALGAATHDYFTPDRLTQLTAVGGLLILAIGLNMLGLLKIRVANLLPAMVVAVVLAPWFA, encoded by the coding sequence ATGATCCCCATCGGTCCCCTGGTCAACGGCGCGGCCATCGTCGCCGGCGGCCTGCTCGGTTTGCTGCTCCACGGCCGCTTCCCCGACCGCGTCCGCTCCGGCATGTTCCACGCCCTGGGCCTGTCCATCCTGCTCATCGGCCTCAAGATGGCCCTGGCCGGCAACGCCCCCCTGCTCGTGGTCATAAGCATGCTCTCCGGCGCCGTCGCCGGCGAACTCCTCGACATCGAACGCTTCATGGCCCGGGCCGGCGACGGCCTCAAGGCCCGGCTGCGCTCGGACAACGCCCTGTTCACCGATGGCCTGGTCACGGCCACCGTCATCTTCTGCACCGGCACCATGGCCATCCTCGGCTCCTTCGACGAGGCCCTGCGCGGCGATCATACCCTGCTTTTCGCCAAATCCGCCCTCGACGGCGCCGTGGCCATGATCCTGGCCACCACCCACGGCGCCGGCGTCATCCTGTCCTGCCTGCCCGTGGCCCTCTACGAAGGCCTGCTCGTGGCCCTCGGCGCCGCCACCCACGACTACTTCACCCCGGACCGCCTGACCCAGCTGACCGCCGTCGGCGGGCTGCTCATCCTGGCCATCGGCCTCAACATGCTGGGGCTTTTGAAAATCCGCGTGGCCAACCTGCTGCCGGCCATGGTCGTGGCCGTGGTGCTGGCGCCCTGGTTCGCCTGA
- a CDS encoding DUF6538 domain-containing protein, with amino-acid sequence MPSFLPKSAHHLLCKGGRFYFRRLVPHDLRPLFGKGEIKYSLGAVGVRDARLQAEHISYKIGSLFQELRNLMEKKLKDLSGEDISRLIEKYFDEIRTVRELADISDNEILGKEEYDSLIKAKTEQATYFKNALLKIQSDDGVESLLDGFLRNCEIEPDHEHQKYSIIKRGFIIQYKKYFENLVKRYNGESTSEEEESIYNKYLLKLNESSKENATMYIQGAKKVKTPKKIYKLSEVWEKYKEDKTKNDNKRASTLADYEKFFHLFIEVVGDLNITEIDKSDIRSFREVLLNWPKNKSKNKKYKDKTTKEILEMDIPENDKITEKTRRNYLCALMSFWTYAETLGYTDDNPIKGFGTKIRNIQQAKIVRPFTIDELNKIFTSPIYVNDGENKFAYRYWIPLIALFTGARLNEICQLYLDDIREVDGTWVFDINNNKPDKQIKNVASKRLVPIHPFLLNELKILNYVEKLTKKREQRLFPELKPLKSTGKYNHAVSKWFAFLKEKIKLTDNGVNFHSFRKTYANFCKQNKVQLNLDDHMYKRVIGHALNDLTAEVYGNEFSPQLLYENIMVKINFDEVDFSHVLRSRFVIR; translated from the coding sequence ATGCCCTCTTTTTTGCCCAAATCCGCTCATCACCTTCTTTGCAAAGGCGGTCGGTTTTATTTCCGCCGGCTTGTCCCACATGATCTTCGCCCCCTTTTCGGCAAGGGCGAAATCAAATATTCTTTGGGTGCCGTTGGAGTCAGGGATGCCCGCTTACAGGCAGAGCATATTTCCTACAAAATTGGTTCGCTATTTCAAGAATTGAGAAATCTAATGGAAAAAAAACTGAAAGATTTATCTGGTGAAGATATATCAAGGCTGATTGAAAAGTATTTTGATGAAATCCGTACCGTTAGAGAATTGGCGGATATTAGTGATAACGAAATACTTGGCAAAGAAGAATATGACAGTTTAATTAAAGCAAAAACAGAACAAGCGACATATTTTAAAAATGCTTTATTAAAAATCCAGTCTGATGATGGCGTTGAATCTCTGCTTGATGGATTTTTAAGAAATTGTGAAATAGAACCAGACCATGAACATCAAAAATATAGCATTATAAAACGTGGATTCATTATTCAGTACAAAAAATATTTTGAAAATTTAGTAAAAAGATATAATGGAGAATCAACTTCTGAGGAAGAAGAAAGTATTTATAATAAATATCTTTTAAAACTAAATGAAAGTTCAAAAGAAAATGCTACGATGTATATACAAGGGGCAAAAAAAGTAAAAACTCCAAAAAAAATATATAAATTAAGTGAGGTGTGGGAAAAATATAAAGAAGATAAAACTAAAAATGATAACAAACGCGCAAGCACTTTGGCAGATTATGAGAAATTTTTTCATTTGTTTATTGAGGTAGTTGGAGATCTAAATATCACGGAAATAGATAAAAGCGACATAAGAAGCTTTCGTGAAGTGTTGCTCAACTGGCCGAAAAATAAATCAAAAAACAAGAAATACAAGGATAAGACGACCAAAGAAATATTGGAAATGGATATTCCTGAAAATGATAAAATAACTGAAAAAACACGTCGTAATTATCTATGTGCGTTAATGTCATTTTGGACTTATGCTGAAACACTTGGGTATACAGATGATAATCCAATCAAGGGATTTGGAACTAAGATAAGAAACATTCAACAGGCAAAAATTGTCCGCCCATTTACCATTGATGAACTGAATAAAATATTCACTTCGCCGATCTATGTTAATGATGGTGAAAATAAGTTCGCTTATCGTTATTGGATACCATTGATTGCATTGTTTACCGGCGCAAGATTGAATGAAATTTGTCAATTATATCTTGATGATATCCGTGAGGTGGACGGAACTTGGGTCTTTGATATCAATAACAATAAGCCAGATAAGCAAATAAAAAATGTTGCGTCAAAAAGACTTGTTCCAATCCATCCTTTTTTGCTGAACGAATTAAAAATATTGAATTATGTTGAAAAATTGACAAAAAAACGAGAACAAAGATTGTTTCCTGAACTTAAACCATTAAAATCTACTGGTAAATATAACCATGCAGTAAGCAAATGGTTTGCATTTCTGAAGGAAAAAATTAAATTAACAGACAATGGTGTTAATTTCCATTCCTTTCGGAAAACGTATGCTAATTTTTGCAAGCAAAATAAGGTTCAATTAAATTTGGATGACCACATGTATAAGCGTGTGATCGGTCACGCATTAAATGATTTAACGGCCGAAGTCTATGGAAATGAGTTTTCACCTCAGCTTTTGTATGAAAATATAATGGTGAAAATCAATTTTGATGAAGTTGATTTTTCCCATGTCTTGCGATCACGTTTTGTGATTCGCTAG
- a CDS encoding DNA methyltransferase, with translation MSQIIMIAVDSISPGPWDRSAFYQKNIVTAIRSEIVQIGGLPSNKSIKVRMIGENQYECVNGWCRLIACKAEGMESVPCVVHEYTNEQALYEFIRENVQHELTPLMVGKLGLLAQDGNTYNGGRGITSPLGEICRTTGVDRSNLSNYMIRRRVYDHVVATGELTEKEKEEIAIKSKQLYKIRDTCEDCWLPFAKYIANGGDTSRIDKSKNLIERIAGIPNHQYITNEIITFPKMVEMSLGNHTGEGALKMVVEDVVNTINVLNEQGEAEKIVEFKKWLKENAIQYDGNRPFVRFRDVKTKCLSLQNNTDNHSGDLIVNEDARNFIDTIQDDSIHACWLDLPYGVGYHSIHQRGRAIDGDTEREATELHSFVATKLFDKMVENSYVFVWFSPIMVSTISTLFEDVGFKLDSFFIWKKLNHGQLTASSILNINEQALIFTKGRPTWLTRNNNFFECASPENKLHPCEKPFELCEYIVPNIIASGQTLLDLSFGSGNALKAARRHGCRIMGCELDTNHFAVGYNNIYQDDNQQVA, from the coding sequence ATGTCTCAAATAATTATGATTGCTGTTGATTCCATTTCTCCCGGTCCGTGGGACCGTAGCGCATTTTATCAAAAAAATATTGTCACAGCAATTCGTTCGGAAATAGTACAAATAGGTGGTTTGCCAAGTAACAAGTCCATAAAAGTAAGAATGATTGGTGAAAATCAATACGAATGCGTGAATGGTTGGTGCAGGTTAATAGCTTGTAAAGCAGAAGGAATGGAATCCGTTCCTTGTGTAGTCCATGAATATACAAACGAACAAGCACTGTATGAATTTATACGGGAAAATGTCCAACACGAATTGACACCTTTAATGGTAGGAAAACTGGGATTGCTTGCTCAAGACGGCAATACGTATAATGGTGGGAGGGGAATTACTTCACCTTTGGGTGAAATATGCCGAACCACGGGTGTTGATAGAAGTAATCTTTCAAATTATATGATTAGGAGAAGAGTGTACGATCATGTAGTTGCAACTGGTGAATTGACAGAAAAAGAAAAAGAAGAAATTGCCATAAAATCAAAACAATTATACAAAATTCGTGATACATGTGAAGATTGTTGGTTACCATTTGCTAAATACATAGCAAATGGTGGAGATACAAGCAGAATTGATAAAAGTAAAAATCTCATTGAAAGAATAGCAGGAATTCCAAATCATCAATATATTACAAATGAAATAATAACATTTCCCAAAATGGTTGAAATGTCTTTAGGTAATCATACTGGGGAAGGCGCGTTGAAAATGGTTGTTGAAGATGTCGTCAACACCATTAATGTCTTGAACGAACAGGGAGAAGCTGAAAAGATTGTAGAATTTAAAAAATGGTTAAAAGAAAATGCCATACAATACGATGGAAATAGACCGTTCGTCAGGTTTAGAGATGTAAAAACAAAATGTTTATCACTGCAAAACAATACTGACAACCATAGTGGTGATCTTATCGTAAATGAAGACGCCCGAAATTTTATTGATACCATTCAAGACGATTCTATACATGCGTGCTGGCTGGATTTGCCGTATGGTGTTGGATATCATTCTATTCATCAACGAGGACGGGCTATTGACGGCGATACAGAACGTGAAGCTACCGAATTGCATAGTTTTGTTGCAACAAAATTATTTGATAAAATGGTTGAAAATAGTTATGTTTTTGTTTGGTTTTCGCCAATAATGGTAAGCACTATATCAACATTGTTTGAGGATGTTGGATTTAAGTTGGATTCTTTTTTTATTTGGAAAAAATTGAATCATGGGCAATTAACTGCGTCAAGTATACTGAACATCAATGAACAAGCACTGATATTTACCAAAGGCCGGCCTACATGGCTTACACGAAATAACAATTTTTTTGAATGCGCATCGCCGGAAAACAAATTGCACCCTTGCGAAAAACCGTTTGAATTGTGTGAATATATCGTACCAAATATCATTGCATCAGGACAGACACTTTTAGATTTATCGTTTGGAAGTGGTAACGCACTGAAGGCGGCAAGACGCCATGGTTGCCGGATCATGGGATGCGAATTAGACACTAACCATTTTGCAGTTGGTTACAATAACATTTACCAAGATGATAATCAACAAGTGGCGTAA
- a CDS encoding recombinase family protein — translation MAKKQAENRPGVYGYVRVSGAGQITGDGFDRQKDEITRYCLENGYELVNVYEERGVSGTKGEDDRPAFLEMVESILSNGIRIIVVEGLDRLAREVRIQESLILYLAAKNITLISARTGENVTDAYMGDPMRKALVQIQAVFSELEKNLLVKKLRLSRERKRNAGEKCEGRKSVKEVSPEIINLIKKLRRKDKYGHQKTFKQIADVLNDDGIASTSGKKWTMGNVYNVYYRNTKN, via the coding sequence ATGGCCAAAAAACAAGCCGAAAATCGCCCCGGTGTATACGGGTATGTGCGTGTCAGTGGAGCCGGTCAGATCACCGGGGACGGATTCGACCGGCAGAAGGATGAAATCACCCGCTACTGTCTGGAAAACGGTTACGAGCTGGTCAACGTGTATGAGGAACGCGGAGTGTCAGGCACGAAGGGTGAAGATGACCGCCCCGCCTTCCTGGAAATGGTTGAAAGCATCCTATCAAATGGAATCAGAATAATTGTGGTGGAAGGGCTTGACCGATTAGCTAGGGAAGTAAGAATTCAGGAATCATTGATACTTTACCTTGCTGCAAAGAATATCACTTTAATATCGGCAAGAACTGGAGAAAATGTTACTGACGCATACATGGGTGACCCGATGCGGAAGGCCCTTGTCCAAATACAAGCAGTATTTAGCGAATTGGAAAAAAATCTTCTGGTAAAAAAATTGCGTCTATCACGGGAAAGAAAAAGAAATGCCGGGGAAAAATGCGAAGGGAGAAAAAGCGTCAAGGAAGTATCACCAGAAATCATTAACTTGATTAAAAAATTACGTCGCAAAGATAAGTACGGTCACCAGAAGACATTTAAACAAATTGCGGATGTTTTAAATGACGATGGGATCGCATCAACAAGTGGCAAAAAATGGACGATGGGGAACGTGTATAATGTTTATTACCGCAACACAAAAAATTAA
- a CDS encoding DUF2238 domain-containing protein, with amino-acid sequence MGKRFFPLVLGSVFAVFFTALAVHPASRAVWWAETIPVMAVFALLAATYHRFRYTDLAYAMMAVWLFLHTIGGHYTFANVPFGFVTDLFGFSRNHFDRLAHFSVGFYAFPLAELLTRKRLAHPVVVVLFGLTAIMAVACAYEIIEWGYAVVEGGEAGVEFLGSQGDPWDAQKDMLADTLGAVFALAVFVARQRLAPGPGA; translated from the coding sequence ATGGGCAAACGTTTTTTTCCCCTGGTCCTGGGCAGCGTTTTCGCCGTCTTTTTCACGGCCCTGGCCGTGCACCCCGCCTCGCGCGCGGTGTGGTGGGCGGAAACCATACCGGTCATGGCCGTCTTCGCACTGCTCGCGGCCACGTACCACCGCTTCCGCTACACCGACCTGGCCTACGCCATGATGGCCGTCTGGCTGTTTCTGCACACCATCGGCGGCCACTACACCTTCGCCAACGTGCCCTTCGGCTTCGTGACCGACCTGTTCGGCTTCTCGCGCAACCACTTCGACCGCCTCGCCCATTTCTCCGTGGGCTTTTACGCCTTTCCCCTGGCCGAACTGCTCACGCGCAAGCGCCTGGCCCATCCCGTGGTCGTGGTCCTGTTCGGGCTGACCGCCATCATGGCCGTGGCCTGCGCCTACGAGATCATCGAATGGGGCTACGCCGTCGTCGAGGGCGGGGAGGCCGGGGTGGAGTTTCTGGGCAGCCAGGGCGACCCCTGGGACGCCCAGAAGGACATGCTGGCCGATACCCTGGGCGCGGTGTTCGCCCTGGCGGTGTTCGTCGCCCGGCAGCGCCTCGCGCCGGGGCCCGGGGCCTGA
- a CDS encoding M48 family metallopeptidase has protein sequence MRNRLARLVFPFLFLAVAACDSAPYTERKQLILIPESQELAMGARAARDILRTARLSTNPTHKAAVARVGRRIAAASQAPQLDWEFHVIDDDRTANAFCLPGGKIFVSSGLFDVARDDDALATVLAHEVAHALARHGAERLTLELGAQLGGAILQLALGDEDPRLAAIAARVWGYGSNLGLVLPYGRKQEYEADAIGLRLMDKAGYDLEGAVRFWEAMRRADAPKPLFAFLSTHPADDSRLEKIRHDIREIRAAKRRPPAGGNQASETPGPDGT, from the coding sequence ATGAGAAACCGCCTGGCCCGCCTGGTTTTCCCCTTTCTGTTCCTGGCTGTCGCGGCCTGCGATTCGGCGCCCTACACCGAGCGCAAACAACTCATCCTCATTCCCGAAAGCCAGGAGCTGGCCATGGGCGCCCGGGCGGCCCGGGACATCCTGCGCACGGCGCGCCTGTCGACCAACCCGACCCACAAGGCGGCCGTGGCGAGGGTGGGCCGGCGCATCGCGGCGGCAAGCCAGGCGCCGCAGTTGGATTGGGAATTCCACGTCATCGACGACGACCGCACGGCCAACGCCTTCTGCCTGCCCGGGGGCAAAATCTTCGTCTCCAGCGGGCTGTTCGACGTGGCCCGCGACGACGACGCCCTGGCCACGGTCCTGGCCCACGAGGTGGCCCACGCCCTGGCCCGCCACGGCGCCGAACGGCTGACGCTGGAACTCGGGGCCCAGCTCGGCGGGGCCATCCTGCAACTGGCCCTGGGCGACGAGGACCCGCGCCTGGCCGCAATCGCCGCGCGGGTCTGGGGCTACGGCAGCAATCTCGGCCTGGTCCTGCCGTACGGGCGCAAGCAGGAATACGAAGCCGACGCCATCGGGCTGCGGCTCATGGACAAGGCCGGCTACGACCTGGAGGGCGCGGTCCGCTTCTGGGAGGCCATGCGCCGCGCCGACGCGCCCAAGCCCTTGTTCGCGTTCCTCTCCACCCACCCGGCCGACGACAGCCGCCTGGAAAAAATCCGCCACGATATCCGCGAGATCCGGGCCGCCAAGCGCCGGCCGCCCGCCGGCGGCAACCAGGCTTCCGAGACGCCAGGGCCCGATGGCACCTGA
- a CDS encoding formate dehydrogenase accessory protein FdhE has protein sequence MPFDAAAASRLLEKKLADIARKTVLPAPMLELVAGTARAQLAARAAERVDLADTEITDIERVLRGAPMLPRHAFPLDAARGQALFGELSRLVRDSEPHLAAAMTVINEAVSHGQLDLAQAFGRYLEGDDPYFAAFGEKTPDAPRLLNFLVQASLAPRLAAVAEAVFARFPDNRTWNFGHCPVCASPPLMARLVGKVGARHLTCSFCQLEYRAKRLLCPYCGEEDHKLLEVFTAPDEPGYAVHVCLRCNNYIKTTDFRELDRPSLPVLDDLESLTLDLAARNRGYGRPVLSAWGF, from the coding sequence ATGCCCTTCGATGCCGCGGCGGCAAGCCGCTTGCTGGAAAAAAAACTGGCCGACATCGCCCGCAAGACCGTGCTGCCGGCGCCCATGCTGGAACTCGTGGCCGGCACGGCCCGGGCTCAACTCGCCGCCCGGGCCGCCGAGCGGGTGGATCTGGCCGATACGGAAATTACGGACATCGAGCGGGTGCTGCGCGGCGCGCCCATGCTGCCCAGGCACGCCTTTCCCCTGGACGCGGCCCGAGGCCAGGCGCTTTTCGGCGAACTGTCGCGGCTGGTTCGCGACAGCGAGCCCCATTTGGCCGCGGCCATGACCGTCATCAACGAGGCCGTCTCGCACGGCCAGCTCGACCTGGCCCAGGCCTTCGGCCGCTACCTGGAGGGCGACGACCCCTATTTCGCCGCCTTCGGCGAGAAGACCCCCGACGCCCCCAGGCTGCTCAATTTCCTCGTCCAGGCAAGCCTGGCCCCGCGCCTGGCCGCCGTGGCCGAGGCCGTCTTCGCCCGGTTCCCGGACAACCGCACCTGGAACTTCGGCCATTGCCCGGTCTGCGCCAGCCCGCCGCTCATGGCCCGGCTGGTGGGCAAGGTCGGGGCCAGGCATCTGACCTGCTCGTTTTGCCAGCTCGAATACCGGGCCAAGCGGCTCCTGTGCCCCTATTGCGGCGAGGAGGACCACAAGTTGCTGGAAGTCTTCACCGCCCCGGACGAGCCGGGCTATGCCGTGCACGTGTGTCTGCGCTGCAACAACTACATCAAGACCACGGACTTCCGGGAACTGGACCGGCCGAGCCTGCCGGTCCTGGACGACCTGGAGTCCCTGACCCTGGACCTGGCCGCCCGCAACCGGGGCTATGGCCGGCCGGTGCTGTCCGCCTGGGGCTTCTAG
- a CDS encoding formate dehydrogenase accessory sulfurtransferase FdhD, which yields MDASLTRTVACRRYRDGVLTGTTDAVAIEARVRLRLEGHGERELFAAPIDPVALALGHAALDMLPPGQVPVVRRAEGLCVDLGVAPDTRPAADPALPGRFAAAEVLGLVTRFISAPGLWDGTGCFHRAGLYDPVAGDFLARAEDIGRHNCLDRLAGQAVRQGIVLSERVLFLSCRVTASMMEKALRAGFRLVVSRSAVTAAAVEAALDAGVTLVGFARDAEARFTVFADVAGRVAA from the coding sequence ATGGATGCTTCGCTGACCCGCACCGTCGCCTGCCGGCGCTACCGGGACGGTGTTCTGACCGGGACGACCGATGCCGTGGCCATTGAGGCCCGGGTGCGCCTGCGCCTGGAGGGACACGGCGAACGGGAGCTTTTCGCCGCGCCCATCGATCCCGTAGCGTTGGCCCTGGGCCACGCCGCCCTGGACATGCTGCCCCCCGGCCAGGTGCCGGTCGTGCGCCGGGCCGAGGGGCTTTGCGTCGACCTGGGGGTGGCGCCGGACACCAGGCCTGCGGCCGATCCGGCCCTGCCGGGCCGCTTTGCCGCCGCCGAGGTGCTGGGGTTGGTGACTCGGTTTATCAGCGCGCCGGGGCTGTGGGACGGTACGGGCTGCTTCCACCGGGCCGGTCTCTACGACCCGGTCGCCGGGGATTTCCTGGCCCGGGCCGAGGACATCGGCCGCCACAACTGCCTGGACCGGCTGGCCGGCCAGGCCGTGCGCCAGGGCATCGTGCTGTCCGAGCGGGTCCTGTTCCTGTCGTGCCGGGTGACGGCCTCGATGATGGAAAAGGCGCTGCGGGCCGGGTTTCGCCTGGTGGTCAGCCGTTCGGCCGTGACCGCCGCGGCCGTGGAGGCGGCCTTGGACGCCGGCGTGACCCTGGTGGGCTTCGCCCGGGACGCCGAAGCGCGTTTTACCGTATTCGCCGACGTCGCCGGACGGGTGGCGGCGTGA
- a CDS encoding molybdenum cofactor guanylyltransferase: protein MSAAGETPLGVILAGGKSSRMGRDKAWLSFFGQPLLCRVAAVVRNVVGELWVSGRDPSAFGIDAPWLPDATPGLGPAGGILTVLEAVGRSCLVVSCDLPFLDEATLSRLVAAWRGRPGGALMTTFRIVETGYVESLVAVYDPAGLALLRESLGRGERRLSGIFPEALRCHIDYSRADTDTARPFFNVNSPPDLVLARGMETGS from the coding sequence GTGAGCGCGGCCGGCGAAACGCCCCTGGGCGTGATCCTGGCCGGCGGCAAGTCGAGCCGCATGGGCCGGGACAAGGCCTGGCTGTCCTTTTTCGGCCAGCCGCTGCTGTGCCGGGTGGCGGCGGTGGTGCGCAATGTGGTGGGCGAGCTTTGGGTTTCGGGCCGCGACCCTTCCGCCTTCGGCATCGACGCCCCGTGGCTTCCCGACGCCACGCCGGGTCTCGGTCCGGCCGGCGGCATCTTGACCGTGCTCGAAGCCGTGGGCCGATCCTGCCTGGTGGTGTCGTGCGACCTGCCCTTTCTGGACGAAGCGACGCTTTCCCGCCTGGTCGCGGCCTGGCGGGGGCGCCCCGGGGGGGCGCTGATGACCACCTTCCGCATCGTCGAGACCGGCTATGTCGAATCGCTGGTCGCCGTCTACGATCCGGCCGGCCTGGCGCTTTTGCGCGAGAGCCTCGGCCGGGGCGAGCGGCGGCTGTCCGGCATCTTTCCCGAGGCGCTTCGCTGCCACATCGACTACAGCCGGGCCGATACGGACACGGCCCGCCCCTTTTTCAACGTCAATTCGCCGCCGGACCTGGTGCTGGCCCGGGGCATGGAGACCGGGTCATGA
- the moaA gene encoding GTP 3',8-cyclase MoaA produces the protein MTENSTRLRDGRGREVSYLRLSVTDRCNLACMYCRPRDRVPFIPHRNILRYEEMLDLVSLGRELGIAKLRLTGGEPFARRDLMVFIESILGRYPELDLRITTNATMLAGKPALLAELGVSAINISCDTLDREKYARVTGGDHLAAVRRAIDESLAAGLRVKVNAVALRGINTDEIADFVRLAASAPLDVRFIEFMPMGDGNLWKPENYITAKDVLALAQRMADLVPDRNVHDTGGPAKMYRIAGGLGRFGVISPLSEHFCDTCNRLRITADGKLRTCLFSEREFRLRPLLRNPKLGLPMVRRVIAMALRDKPLGYEVLDPGAAPESRDMSAIGG, from the coding sequence ATGACCGAGAATTCCACGCGCCTTCGCGACGGCCGCGGCCGGGAGGTCAGCTACCTGCGCCTTTCCGTGACCGACCGCTGCAATCTCGCCTGCATGTACTGCCGGCCCAGGGACCGGGTGCCGTTTATTCCCCACAGGAACATCCTGCGCTACGAGGAGATGCTCGACCTCGTGTCGCTCGGCCGGGAACTGGGCATCGCCAAGCTGCGCCTGACCGGCGGCGAGCCCTTCGCCCGGCGCGACCTGATGGTGTTCATCGAATCCATCCTGGGCCGCTATCCCGAGCTCGACTTGCGCATCACCACCAACGCCACCATGCTGGCCGGAAAGCCGGCGCTTCTGGCCGAACTGGGCGTCTCGGCCATCAACATCTCCTGCGATACGCTCGACCGCGAAAAATACGCCCGGGTCACCGGCGGCGACCATCTGGCCGCCGTGCGCCGGGCCATCGACGAAAGCCTGGCCGCCGGGCTGCGGGTCAAGGTCAACGCCGTGGCCCTACGCGGCATCAACACCGACGAGATCGCCGATTTCGTCCGCCTGGCCGCCTCGGCGCCCCTGGACGTGCGCTTCATCGAATTCATGCCCATGGGCGACGGCAACCTCTGGAAGCCCGAAAACTACATCACCGCCAAGGACGTGCTGGCCCTGGCTCAGCGCATGGCCGACCTCGTCCCGGACAGGAATGTGCATGACACGGGCGGGCCGGCCAAGATGTACCGCATCGCCGGGGGGCTTGGCCGCTTCGGCGTGATCTCGCCCCTAAGCGAGCACTTCTGCGACACCTGCAACAGGCTGCGCATCACCGCCGACGGCAAGCTGCGCACCTGCCTGTTTTCCGAGCGCGAATTCAGGCTGCGGCCGCTTCTGCGCAACCCCAAGCTCGGGTTGCCCATGGTGCGACGGGTGATCGCCATGGCCCTTCGCGACAAGCCGCTGGGCTACGAAGTCCTCGACCCCGGGGCCGCGCCCGAGTCCCGGGACATGTCGGCCATCGGCGGCTGA